A genomic region of Antennarius striatus isolate MH-2024 chromosome 4, ASM4005453v1, whole genome shotgun sequence contains the following coding sequences:
- the itga11b gene encoding integrin alpha-11 isoform X1 has product MDYQLLLLLLWTCSLLPDPQLCFNFNTKSFKVFTGSRENQFGYRVQQHEAGGRQWLLVGAPFETTGKQQTGDVFRCPLDNRYSSNCSRLHLGKVSLDNVSERKDNMRLGMTLTSNPKDNSFLTCGPLWAHECGSFLYSTGICSRVSRNFRVSYNIAPALQRCETFMDIVIVVDGSNSIYPWYEVQDFLINILQKFYIGPGQTQVGVVQYGSTVVHEFSLGEYQTVEAVVKAARNIDQRGGEETRTALGINVARSEAFKQGGRPGAQKVMIVITDGESHDSPQLLQAVSDSERDNITMYAIAVLGYYNRRGINPEAFLKEIKFIASDPDEKHFFNVSDESALKDIVDALGERIFSLEGTSSHGRQFGLQMAQAGFSSHLVRDGVLLGAVGAYDWNGAVLKETKQGKVVPLKSSYKKEFPEELKNHGAYLGYSVGSLVSSRGSQLYMAGAPRFNHTGKVIVFSLKNSGQLTILQALLGEQIGSYFGSELLSMDVDGDGKTDVVVVAAPMFYSQGWEKGKVYIYSVTPQTSFILQGSLEVPDCCQNSRLGASLAQVADMNGDGFKELVVGAPLEDDHHGAVYVFYGQEKTIQPRYRQRLSVAATHAGLQYFGQSLHGVMDVNGDGLVDLAVGALGAAVIIWSRSVVRIQPKLTFEPQKVNIFNKDCRRGGKDATCMSVSVCLSLDSRTKTLSETRLDVAVWFSLLLDERRFPPRAILDESDRQQPRTLSLQAGRESCQSLGFSIQETTDYGHSIMVVLETGLQNPDKGPVLDPDWPSTLKVEIPFWNGCEQEDTCVPDLILGTYTDLMNVQQFCSASNRAVWSLCSHQGESDCYVVETGRRRMVVFAHLENQGENAYGASIHISTSSNLLFSRLIVKDQSDLQIECNSENRLDTQRSCNISAPFMKPLSQVSFRVEFEFSRSVFLDHLQVVMTTTSEGEDGYPNDNINNILMPLKYQSNLLFTRDPNPPRFEITSPSSSSSWDMSDSLTFNLTYYFQDLGFFPVKEILFRADIWAVTRQGNQLMNVTDYVIEQQEAGSQCSLPQPRAANQVTAEDLSHLSQLNQTNSEALAVQCRLKLSASKEMKITIRGRLQLPVLLAVSFRSLKVMTAASIQIEASSPVFLQEDTPVRQIILDLRKGEDYVIPVWIIIGSSLGGLLLLALLVLAMWKLGFFNRRRTPEEEEPAANGKAAEDL; this is encoded by the exons atggattaccagcttcttctgctgctgctgtggacctgcagcCTCCTGCCAG ATCCTCAGCTCTGCTTCAACTTCAACACAAAAAGCTTCAAGGTCTTCACTGGTTCCAGAGAAAACCAGTTTGGATATAGAGTCCAGCAGCATGAGGCGGGAGGACGCCAGTG GTTACTGGTTGGAGCACCGTTTGAAACCACAGGGAAGCAACAGACTGGTGATGTGTTCAGGTGTCCACTGGACAACAGATACTCTTCAAATTGCAGCCGTCTCCACCTGG GGAAGGTTTCTCTGGACAACGTCTCTGAGCGGAAAGACAACATGAGGCTGGGAATGACGCTGACCTCCAACCCCAAAGACAACAGCTTCTTG ACCTGCGGGCCTCTCTGGGCTCATGAGTGTGGAAGCTTCCTGTACAGCACAGGGATCTGTTCCAGGGTCAGCCGAAACTTCAGAGTGTCCTACAACATCGCCCCCGCCCTACAGA GGTGTGAGACGTTCATGGACATTGTGATCGTTGTGGATGGTTCAAACTCCATCTATCCTTGGTACGAGGTCCAGGACTTCCTCATCAATATCCTGCAAAAGTTCTACATTGGCCCAGGTCAGACGCAG GTGGGCGTGGTTCAGTATGGCTCCACAGTGGTCCATGAGTTCAGTCTAGGTGAGTACCAAACCGTGGAGGCGGTGGTGAAGGCCGCCAGAAACATTGACCAGCGTGGCGGCGAGGAGACAAGGACAGCTCTGGGCATCAATGTGGCCCG GTCAGAGGCGTTCAAGCAGGGTGGTCGGCCCGGGGCTCAGAAGGTGATGATTGTGATCACAGATGGAGAATCTCATGACAGTCCACAGCTTCTTCAGGCCGTCTCCGACAGCGAGAGAGACAACATCACGATGTACGCCATTGCT GTTCTGGGTTACTACAACCGGCGGGGAATCAACCCTGAAGCCTTTCTGAAGGAAATCAAGTTCATAGCCAGTGACCCGGATGAGAAACACTTCTTCAACGTGTCAGATGAGTCAGCGCTGAAGGATATTGTTGATGCGCTGGGGGAGAGGATCTTCTCTCTGGAAG GAACCAGCAGTCATGGTCGTCAGTTCGGTCTGCAGATGGCTCAGGCTGGATTCTCCTCTCATTTAGTCAGA GATGGTGTTCTACTCGGGGCGGTTGGTGCTTATGACTGGAATGGCGCTGTGCTGAAGGAGACCAAACAAGGAAAAGTAGTTCCACTAAAGTCCTCTTATAAGAAGGAGTTcccagaggagctgaagaaCCATGGAGCGTATCTGG GTTACTCTGTGGGTTCCCTTGTCTCATCTCGTGGATCTCAGCTCTACATGGCTGGAGCTCCAAGGTTTAACCACACTGGGAAGGTCATCGTCTTCAGCCTGAAGAATTCTGGACAGCTGACGATCCTGCAGGCGCTGCTGGGAGAGCAG ATCGGTTCGTATTTTGGCAGTGAGCTGTTGTCAATGGACGTAGACGGCGATGGCAAGACAGACGTTGTGGTGGTGGCAGCCCCCATGTTCTACAGTCAGGGCTGGGAGAAGGGGAAGGTGTACATCTACAGCGTGACACCACAG ACATCATTCATCCTGCAGGGGTCTCTGGAGGTTCCTGACTGCTGTCAGAACTCACGACTCGGTGCGTCACTGGCCCAGGTAGCTGACATGAATGGGGATGGGTTCAAGGAGTTGGTGGTGGGTGCTCCTTTGGAGGATGACCACCATGGAGCGGTCTACGTGTTTTATGGCCAGGAGAAAACCATCCAACCCCGGTACAGACAG CGTCTGTCAGTAGCAGCTACCCATGCTGGTCTGCAGTATTTTGGTCAAAGTCTTCATGGTGTTATGGATGTCAATGGAGACGGGCTGGTGGACCTCGCAGTGGGAGCACTGGGAGCTGCTGTCATCATCTG GTCTCGTAGTGTTGTGCGAATTCAGCCCAAGCTGACCTTTGAACCTCAGAAGGTCAACATCTTTAACAAAGACTGTCGACGAGGAGGGAAGGATGCCACTTGCATGTCTGTGAGTGTCTGCCTGAGTCTGGACTCCAGGACCAAGACTCTTTCAGAGACCAGATTGGATGTTG CTGTTTGGTTCAGTCTGCTGTTGGACGAGAGGCGTTTTCCTCCTCGAGCCATTCTGGATGAATCCGACCGCCAGCAGCCCAGAACTCTGTCTCTGCAAGCAGGAAGAGAGAGCTGCCAAAGCCTTGGCTTCTCTATCcag GAGACGACTGATTATGGACATTCAATCATGGTTGTCCTGGAGACGGGGTTGCAGAACCCAGATAAGGGGCCAGTGTTGGACCCGGATTGGCCAAGCACCCTGAAGGTGGAG ATTCCCTTCTGGAATGGCTGTGAGCAGGAGGACACCTGTGTTCCTGACCTCATCCTTGGCACCTACACTGACCTCATGAATGTCCA GCAGTTCTGCAGTGCTTCCAACCGTGCCGTCTGGTCGCTCTGCAGCCACCAAGGGGAGTCTGATTGCTACGTAGTGGAGACCGGCCGGAGGAGGATGGTGGTGTTTGCCCACCTGGAGAATCAGGGAGAGAATGCTTATGGAGCCTCCATCcacatctccacctcctccaacCTTCTCTTCTCCAGGCTCATTGTCAAG GACCAATCAGATCTTCAGATTGAATGTAACTCTGAGAACAGACTGGACACTCAGAGGAGCTGTAACATCAGCGCTCCATTCATGAAACCTTTGTCGCAG GTGTCTTTTCGGGTGGAGTTTGAGTTCAGCCGTTCTGTCTTCCTGGACCATCTACAGGTTGTCATGACAACCACCAG tGAGGGAGAGGATGGATACCCCAAtgacaacatcaacaacatcctcATGCCACTGAAATACCAAAGCAACCTCCTCTTCACCAG agACCCCAACCCGCCTCGATTTGAAATcacctctccatcctcctcctcatcgtgGGACATGTCAGACTCCCTCACCTTCAACCTGACTTATTAT TTCCAGGACCTGGGCTTCTTCCCGGTGAAGGAAATCCTATTCAGGGCTGATATCTGGGCTGTGACCCGACAGGGGAACCAACTGATGAACGTCACTGATTACGTCATCGAGCAG CAGGAAGCAGGGTCCCAGTGCAGTCTGCCTCAGCccagagcagccaatcaggtgacAGCTGAggacctgtctcacctgtcacaGCTG AACCAAACTAACAGTGAGGCCTTGGCAGTGCAATGTCGATTGAAGCTGTCAGCCTCCAAAGAGATGAAGATTACAATCAGAGGAAGACTTCAGCTTCCTGTACTGCTTGCT GTGAGCTTCAGGTCTCTAAAGGTAATGACAGCTGCCTCCATCCAGATTGAAGCATCCAGTCCAGTGTTTCTCCAGGAAGACACACCTGTTAGACAG ATAATCCTGGATCTGAGGAAGGGGGAGGATTACGTCATCCCCGTCTGGATTATAATAGGAAGCTCACTGGGGGGTTTGTTACTTCTGGCCTTATTGGTCCTGGCCATGTggaag ctcgGCTTCTTCAACAGACGGAGGacacctgaagaagaggagcCTGCAGCCAATGGGAAAGCAGCAGAGGACTTATAA
- the itga11b gene encoding integrin alpha-11 isoform X2: MDYQLLLLLLWTCSLLPDPQLCFNFNTKSFKVFTGSRENQFGYRVQQHEAGGRQWLLVGAPFETTGKQQTGDVFRCPLDNRYSSNCSRLHLGKVSLDNVSERKDNMRLGMTLTSNPKDNSFLTCGPLWAHECGSFLYSTGICSRVSRNFRVSYNIAPALQRCETFMDIVIVVDGSNSIYPWYEVQDFLINILQKFYIGPGQTQVGVVQYGSTVVHEFSLGEYQTVEAVVKAARNIDQRGGEETRTALGINVARSEAFKQGGRPGAQKVMIVITDGESHDSPQLLQAVSDSERDNITMYAIAVLGYYNRRGINPEAFLKEIKFIASDPDEKHFFNVSDESALKDIVDALGERIFSLEGTSSHGRQFGLQMAQAGFSSHLVRDGVLLGAVGAYDWNGAVLKETKQGKVVPLKSSYKKEFPEELKNHGAYLGYSVGSLVSSRGSQLYMAGAPRFNHTGKVIVFSLKNSGQLTILQALLGEQIGSYFGSELLSMDVDGDGKTDVVVVAAPMFYSQGWEKGKVYIYSVTPQTSFILQGSLEVPDCCQNSRLGASLAQVADMNGDGFKELVVGAPLEDDHHGAVYVFYGQEKTIQPRYRQRLSVAATHAGLQYFGQSLHGVMDVNGDGLVDLAVGALGAAVIIWSRSVVRIQPKLTFEPQKVNIFNKDCRRGGKDATCMSVSVCLSLDSRTKTLSETRLDVAVWFSLLLDERRFPPRAILDESDRQQPRTLSLQAGRESCQSLGFSIQETTDYGHSIMVVLETGLQNPDKGPVLDPDWPSTLKVEIPFWNGCEQEDTCVPDLILGTYTDLMNVQQFCSASNRAVWSLCSHQGESDCYVVETGRRRMVVFAHLENQGENAYGASIHISTSSNLLFSRLIVKDQSDLQIECNSENRLDTQRSCNISAPFMKPLSQVSFRVEFEFSRSVFLDHLQVVMTTTSEGEDGYPNDNINNILMPLKYQSNLLFTRDPNPPRFEITSPSSSSSWDMSDSLTFNLTYYFQDLGFFPVKEILFRADIWAVTRQGNQLMNVTDYVIEQEAGSQCSLPQPRAANQVTAEDLSHLSQLNQTNSEALAVQCRLKLSASKEMKITIRGRLQLPVLLAVSFRSLKVMTAASIQIEASSPVFLQEDTPVRQIILDLRKGEDYVIPVWIIIGSSLGGLLLLALLVLAMWKLGFFNRRRTPEEEEPAANGKAAEDL, from the exons atggattaccagcttcttctgctgctgctgtggacctgcagcCTCCTGCCAG ATCCTCAGCTCTGCTTCAACTTCAACACAAAAAGCTTCAAGGTCTTCACTGGTTCCAGAGAAAACCAGTTTGGATATAGAGTCCAGCAGCATGAGGCGGGAGGACGCCAGTG GTTACTGGTTGGAGCACCGTTTGAAACCACAGGGAAGCAACAGACTGGTGATGTGTTCAGGTGTCCACTGGACAACAGATACTCTTCAAATTGCAGCCGTCTCCACCTGG GGAAGGTTTCTCTGGACAACGTCTCTGAGCGGAAAGACAACATGAGGCTGGGAATGACGCTGACCTCCAACCCCAAAGACAACAGCTTCTTG ACCTGCGGGCCTCTCTGGGCTCATGAGTGTGGAAGCTTCCTGTACAGCACAGGGATCTGTTCCAGGGTCAGCCGAAACTTCAGAGTGTCCTACAACATCGCCCCCGCCCTACAGA GGTGTGAGACGTTCATGGACATTGTGATCGTTGTGGATGGTTCAAACTCCATCTATCCTTGGTACGAGGTCCAGGACTTCCTCATCAATATCCTGCAAAAGTTCTACATTGGCCCAGGTCAGACGCAG GTGGGCGTGGTTCAGTATGGCTCCACAGTGGTCCATGAGTTCAGTCTAGGTGAGTACCAAACCGTGGAGGCGGTGGTGAAGGCCGCCAGAAACATTGACCAGCGTGGCGGCGAGGAGACAAGGACAGCTCTGGGCATCAATGTGGCCCG GTCAGAGGCGTTCAAGCAGGGTGGTCGGCCCGGGGCTCAGAAGGTGATGATTGTGATCACAGATGGAGAATCTCATGACAGTCCACAGCTTCTTCAGGCCGTCTCCGACAGCGAGAGAGACAACATCACGATGTACGCCATTGCT GTTCTGGGTTACTACAACCGGCGGGGAATCAACCCTGAAGCCTTTCTGAAGGAAATCAAGTTCATAGCCAGTGACCCGGATGAGAAACACTTCTTCAACGTGTCAGATGAGTCAGCGCTGAAGGATATTGTTGATGCGCTGGGGGAGAGGATCTTCTCTCTGGAAG GAACCAGCAGTCATGGTCGTCAGTTCGGTCTGCAGATGGCTCAGGCTGGATTCTCCTCTCATTTAGTCAGA GATGGTGTTCTACTCGGGGCGGTTGGTGCTTATGACTGGAATGGCGCTGTGCTGAAGGAGACCAAACAAGGAAAAGTAGTTCCACTAAAGTCCTCTTATAAGAAGGAGTTcccagaggagctgaagaaCCATGGAGCGTATCTGG GTTACTCTGTGGGTTCCCTTGTCTCATCTCGTGGATCTCAGCTCTACATGGCTGGAGCTCCAAGGTTTAACCACACTGGGAAGGTCATCGTCTTCAGCCTGAAGAATTCTGGACAGCTGACGATCCTGCAGGCGCTGCTGGGAGAGCAG ATCGGTTCGTATTTTGGCAGTGAGCTGTTGTCAATGGACGTAGACGGCGATGGCAAGACAGACGTTGTGGTGGTGGCAGCCCCCATGTTCTACAGTCAGGGCTGGGAGAAGGGGAAGGTGTACATCTACAGCGTGACACCACAG ACATCATTCATCCTGCAGGGGTCTCTGGAGGTTCCTGACTGCTGTCAGAACTCACGACTCGGTGCGTCACTGGCCCAGGTAGCTGACATGAATGGGGATGGGTTCAAGGAGTTGGTGGTGGGTGCTCCTTTGGAGGATGACCACCATGGAGCGGTCTACGTGTTTTATGGCCAGGAGAAAACCATCCAACCCCGGTACAGACAG CGTCTGTCAGTAGCAGCTACCCATGCTGGTCTGCAGTATTTTGGTCAAAGTCTTCATGGTGTTATGGATGTCAATGGAGACGGGCTGGTGGACCTCGCAGTGGGAGCACTGGGAGCTGCTGTCATCATCTG GTCTCGTAGTGTTGTGCGAATTCAGCCCAAGCTGACCTTTGAACCTCAGAAGGTCAACATCTTTAACAAAGACTGTCGACGAGGAGGGAAGGATGCCACTTGCATGTCTGTGAGTGTCTGCCTGAGTCTGGACTCCAGGACCAAGACTCTTTCAGAGACCAGATTGGATGTTG CTGTTTGGTTCAGTCTGCTGTTGGACGAGAGGCGTTTTCCTCCTCGAGCCATTCTGGATGAATCCGACCGCCAGCAGCCCAGAACTCTGTCTCTGCAAGCAGGAAGAGAGAGCTGCCAAAGCCTTGGCTTCTCTATCcag GAGACGACTGATTATGGACATTCAATCATGGTTGTCCTGGAGACGGGGTTGCAGAACCCAGATAAGGGGCCAGTGTTGGACCCGGATTGGCCAAGCACCCTGAAGGTGGAG ATTCCCTTCTGGAATGGCTGTGAGCAGGAGGACACCTGTGTTCCTGACCTCATCCTTGGCACCTACACTGACCTCATGAATGTCCA GCAGTTCTGCAGTGCTTCCAACCGTGCCGTCTGGTCGCTCTGCAGCCACCAAGGGGAGTCTGATTGCTACGTAGTGGAGACCGGCCGGAGGAGGATGGTGGTGTTTGCCCACCTGGAGAATCAGGGAGAGAATGCTTATGGAGCCTCCATCcacatctccacctcctccaacCTTCTCTTCTCCAGGCTCATTGTCAAG GACCAATCAGATCTTCAGATTGAATGTAACTCTGAGAACAGACTGGACACTCAGAGGAGCTGTAACATCAGCGCTCCATTCATGAAACCTTTGTCGCAG GTGTCTTTTCGGGTGGAGTTTGAGTTCAGCCGTTCTGTCTTCCTGGACCATCTACAGGTTGTCATGACAACCACCAG tGAGGGAGAGGATGGATACCCCAAtgacaacatcaacaacatcctcATGCCACTGAAATACCAAAGCAACCTCCTCTTCACCAG agACCCCAACCCGCCTCGATTTGAAATcacctctccatcctcctcctcatcgtgGGACATGTCAGACTCCCTCACCTTCAACCTGACTTATTAT TTCCAGGACCTGGGCTTCTTCCCGGTGAAGGAAATCCTATTCAGGGCTGATATCTGGGCTGTGACCCGACAGGGGAACCAACTGATGAACGTCACTGATTACGTCATCGAGCAG GAAGCAGGGTCCCAGTGCAGTCTGCCTCAGCccagagcagccaatcaggtgacAGCTGAggacctgtctcacctgtcacaGCTG AACCAAACTAACAGTGAGGCCTTGGCAGTGCAATGTCGATTGAAGCTGTCAGCCTCCAAAGAGATGAAGATTACAATCAGAGGAAGACTTCAGCTTCCTGTACTGCTTGCT GTGAGCTTCAGGTCTCTAAAGGTAATGACAGCTGCCTCCATCCAGATTGAAGCATCCAGTCCAGTGTTTCTCCAGGAAGACACACCTGTTAGACAG ATAATCCTGGATCTGAGGAAGGGGGAGGATTACGTCATCCCCGTCTGGATTATAATAGGAAGCTCACTGGGGGGTTTGTTACTTCTGGCCTTATTGGTCCTGGCCATGTggaag ctcgGCTTCTTCAACAGACGGAGGacacctgaagaagaggagcCTGCAGCCAATGGGAAAGCAGCAGAGGACTTATAA
- the itga11b gene encoding integrin alpha-11 isoform X3, with translation MRREDASGYWLEHRLKPQGSNRLVMCSGVHWTTDTLQIAAVSTWVSLDNVSERKDNMRLGMTLTSNPKDNSFLTCGPLWAHECGSFLYSTGICSRVSRNFRVSYNIAPALQRCETFMDIVIVVDGSNSIYPWYEVQDFLINILQKFYIGPGQTQVGVVQYGSTVVHEFSLGEYQTVEAVVKAARNIDQRGGEETRTALGINVARSEAFKQGGRPGAQKVMIVITDGESHDSPQLLQAVSDSERDNITMYAIAVLGYYNRRGINPEAFLKEIKFIASDPDEKHFFNVSDESALKDIVDALGERIFSLEGTSSHGRQFGLQMAQAGFSSHLVRDGVLLGAVGAYDWNGAVLKETKQGKVVPLKSSYKKEFPEELKNHGAYLGYSVGSLVSSRGSQLYMAGAPRFNHTGKVIVFSLKNSGQLTILQALLGEQIGSYFGSELLSMDVDGDGKTDVVVVAAPMFYSQGWEKGKVYIYSVTPQTSFILQGSLEVPDCCQNSRLGASLAQVADMNGDGFKELVVGAPLEDDHHGAVYVFYGQEKTIQPRYRQRLSVAATHAGLQYFGQSLHGVMDVNGDGLVDLAVGALGAAVIIWSRSVVRIQPKLTFEPQKVNIFNKDCRRGGKDATCMSVSVCLSLDSRTKTLSETRLDVAVWFSLLLDERRFPPRAILDESDRQQPRTLSLQAGRESCQSLGFSIQETTDYGHSIMVVLETGLQNPDKGPVLDPDWPSTLKVEIPFWNGCEQEDTCVPDLILGTYTDLMNVQQFCSASNRAVWSLCSHQGESDCYVVETGRRRMVVFAHLENQGENAYGASIHISTSSNLLFSRLIVKDQSDLQIECNSENRLDTQRSCNISAPFMKPLSQVSFRVEFEFSRSVFLDHLQVVMTTTSEGEDGYPNDNINNILMPLKYQSNLLFTRDPNPPRFEITSPSSSSSWDMSDSLTFNLTYYFQDLGFFPVKEILFRADIWAVTRQGNQLMNVTDYVIEQQEAGSQCSLPQPRAANQVTAEDLSHLSQLNQTNSEALAVQCRLKLSASKEMKITIRGRLQLPVLLAVSFRSLKVMTAASIQIEASSPVFLQEDTPVRQIILDLRKGEDYVIPVWIIIGSSLGGLLLLALLVLAMWKLGFFNRRRTPEEEEPAANGKAAEDL, from the exons ATGAGGCGGGAGGACGCCAGTG GTTACTGGTTGGAGCACCGTTTGAAACCACAGGGAAGCAACAGACTGGTGATGTGTTCAGGTGTCCACTGGACAACAGATACTCTTCAAATTGCAGCCGTCTCCACCTGG GTTTCTCTGGACAACGTCTCTGAGCGGAAAGACAACATGAGGCTGGGAATGACGCTGACCTCCAACCCCAAAGACAACAGCTTCTTG ACCTGCGGGCCTCTCTGGGCTCATGAGTGTGGAAGCTTCCTGTACAGCACAGGGATCTGTTCCAGGGTCAGCCGAAACTTCAGAGTGTCCTACAACATCGCCCCCGCCCTACAGA GGTGTGAGACGTTCATGGACATTGTGATCGTTGTGGATGGTTCAAACTCCATCTATCCTTGGTACGAGGTCCAGGACTTCCTCATCAATATCCTGCAAAAGTTCTACATTGGCCCAGGTCAGACGCAG GTGGGCGTGGTTCAGTATGGCTCCACAGTGGTCCATGAGTTCAGTCTAGGTGAGTACCAAACCGTGGAGGCGGTGGTGAAGGCCGCCAGAAACATTGACCAGCGTGGCGGCGAGGAGACAAGGACAGCTCTGGGCATCAATGTGGCCCG GTCAGAGGCGTTCAAGCAGGGTGGTCGGCCCGGGGCTCAGAAGGTGATGATTGTGATCACAGATGGAGAATCTCATGACAGTCCACAGCTTCTTCAGGCCGTCTCCGACAGCGAGAGAGACAACATCACGATGTACGCCATTGCT GTTCTGGGTTACTACAACCGGCGGGGAATCAACCCTGAAGCCTTTCTGAAGGAAATCAAGTTCATAGCCAGTGACCCGGATGAGAAACACTTCTTCAACGTGTCAGATGAGTCAGCGCTGAAGGATATTGTTGATGCGCTGGGGGAGAGGATCTTCTCTCTGGAAG GAACCAGCAGTCATGGTCGTCAGTTCGGTCTGCAGATGGCTCAGGCTGGATTCTCCTCTCATTTAGTCAGA GATGGTGTTCTACTCGGGGCGGTTGGTGCTTATGACTGGAATGGCGCTGTGCTGAAGGAGACCAAACAAGGAAAAGTAGTTCCACTAAAGTCCTCTTATAAGAAGGAGTTcccagaggagctgaagaaCCATGGAGCGTATCTGG GTTACTCTGTGGGTTCCCTTGTCTCATCTCGTGGATCTCAGCTCTACATGGCTGGAGCTCCAAGGTTTAACCACACTGGGAAGGTCATCGTCTTCAGCCTGAAGAATTCTGGACAGCTGACGATCCTGCAGGCGCTGCTGGGAGAGCAG ATCGGTTCGTATTTTGGCAGTGAGCTGTTGTCAATGGACGTAGACGGCGATGGCAAGACAGACGTTGTGGTGGTGGCAGCCCCCATGTTCTACAGTCAGGGCTGGGAGAAGGGGAAGGTGTACATCTACAGCGTGACACCACAG ACATCATTCATCCTGCAGGGGTCTCTGGAGGTTCCTGACTGCTGTCAGAACTCACGACTCGGTGCGTCACTGGCCCAGGTAGCTGACATGAATGGGGATGGGTTCAAGGAGTTGGTGGTGGGTGCTCCTTTGGAGGATGACCACCATGGAGCGGTCTACGTGTTTTATGGCCAGGAGAAAACCATCCAACCCCGGTACAGACAG CGTCTGTCAGTAGCAGCTACCCATGCTGGTCTGCAGTATTTTGGTCAAAGTCTTCATGGTGTTATGGATGTCAATGGAGACGGGCTGGTGGACCTCGCAGTGGGAGCACTGGGAGCTGCTGTCATCATCTG GTCTCGTAGTGTTGTGCGAATTCAGCCCAAGCTGACCTTTGAACCTCAGAAGGTCAACATCTTTAACAAAGACTGTCGACGAGGAGGGAAGGATGCCACTTGCATGTCTGTGAGTGTCTGCCTGAGTCTGGACTCCAGGACCAAGACTCTTTCAGAGACCAGATTGGATGTTG CTGTTTGGTTCAGTCTGCTGTTGGACGAGAGGCGTTTTCCTCCTCGAGCCATTCTGGATGAATCCGACCGCCAGCAGCCCAGAACTCTGTCTCTGCAAGCAGGAAGAGAGAGCTGCCAAAGCCTTGGCTTCTCTATCcag GAGACGACTGATTATGGACATTCAATCATGGTTGTCCTGGAGACGGGGTTGCAGAACCCAGATAAGGGGCCAGTGTTGGACCCGGATTGGCCAAGCACCCTGAAGGTGGAG ATTCCCTTCTGGAATGGCTGTGAGCAGGAGGACACCTGTGTTCCTGACCTCATCCTTGGCACCTACACTGACCTCATGAATGTCCA GCAGTTCTGCAGTGCTTCCAACCGTGCCGTCTGGTCGCTCTGCAGCCACCAAGGGGAGTCTGATTGCTACGTAGTGGAGACCGGCCGGAGGAGGATGGTGGTGTTTGCCCACCTGGAGAATCAGGGAGAGAATGCTTATGGAGCCTCCATCcacatctccacctcctccaacCTTCTCTTCTCCAGGCTCATTGTCAAG GACCAATCAGATCTTCAGATTGAATGTAACTCTGAGAACAGACTGGACACTCAGAGGAGCTGTAACATCAGCGCTCCATTCATGAAACCTTTGTCGCAG GTGTCTTTTCGGGTGGAGTTTGAGTTCAGCCGTTCTGTCTTCCTGGACCATCTACAGGTTGTCATGACAACCACCAG tGAGGGAGAGGATGGATACCCCAAtgacaacatcaacaacatcctcATGCCACTGAAATACCAAAGCAACCTCCTCTTCACCAG agACCCCAACCCGCCTCGATTTGAAATcacctctccatcctcctcctcatcgtgGGACATGTCAGACTCCCTCACCTTCAACCTGACTTATTAT TTCCAGGACCTGGGCTTCTTCCCGGTGAAGGAAATCCTATTCAGGGCTGATATCTGGGCTGTGACCCGACAGGGGAACCAACTGATGAACGTCACTGATTACGTCATCGAGCAG CAGGAAGCAGGGTCCCAGTGCAGTCTGCCTCAGCccagagcagccaatcaggtgacAGCTGAggacctgtctcacctgtcacaGCTG AACCAAACTAACAGTGAGGCCTTGGCAGTGCAATGTCGATTGAAGCTGTCAGCCTCCAAAGAGATGAAGATTACAATCAGAGGAAGACTTCAGCTTCCTGTACTGCTTGCT GTGAGCTTCAGGTCTCTAAAGGTAATGACAGCTGCCTCCATCCAGATTGAAGCATCCAGTCCAGTGTTTCTCCAGGAAGACACACCTGTTAGACAG ATAATCCTGGATCTGAGGAAGGGGGAGGATTACGTCATCCCCGTCTGGATTATAATAGGAAGCTCACTGGGGGGTTTGTTACTTCTGGCCTTATTGGTCCTGGCCATGTggaag ctcgGCTTCTTCAACAGACGGAGGacacctgaagaagaggagcCTGCAGCCAATGGGAAAGCAGCAGAGGACTTATAA